Sequence from the Burkholderia sp. GAS332 genome:
GCGGAGAGCAACTCCTGTGAGCGGTCGCGGATCGCGCCGCTCGACACGCTGCAAGCGGCATCCTCTTGCGTGATACTGTCAAAGCCAGTGAAGTGGCCGCCTCGCTGCTGAACCCGGTCCTGGCGATAGCCATTCGCGACGGACATCGCTGACGAAGAGTCGCAGGTGTCGGCCGTCATTCCATATTTGCGAAGCGTCGTGTCATCCAATCCGACAAATTTGAGCTGCTCACTGCGCAAAGGCTCCTCGCCAATGCGCTTTTCGCCATCCCACCAGACGTGGTAAAGATTGCAGCGCTCGTCGTTGACCGGCACGATCGCCAGCCAGACATCCCCGTTCGCGTTGGCGATGAAGCAGGGGGCAATGAACGCCGTGACCCGCGCTATACGCTTGCCGTCGGTCTGGCGAATGGCCACGTAATGGAAACCAAAGTCTGTCTCGTCGGCCTCGATCCTGGGGGCGGCGTCGAATTGCATGTGAGACGTTTTTTTTGCATAGTCGAGATCCGAGTCGTTCGTCCTCGCCAGCGCGGAACTATGGAGCACAGTCAGGTGTGAGGAGTCGACGAGGCCTTCCATCACCTGAACATAATTAGCGTTCACAACCGCGCAGGCATTGATGCGGTGGGCGTCCGGTTGGTCCATGAAGGCCCAGTGCGGGAGAGGCGGCTTTTCACCTTTCGGCCCCAGGTAAGCCCAGAGGATGCCGCCTGCCTCGCGCACGGGGTAGGTTCGTCCTTTGATGCGCTGTTTGAATCTCGGATCCTCGACGTTTGGCGTCTCGAGGACAGTTCCGTCTACCGCAAACTTCCAGCCGTGGTAAATGCAGCGCAAGCCGTCGCCCTCTGCGCGTGCCAATTGCATTGAGGCGCCCCGATGCAGACAGCCCTCCGCGTAGAGACCCGGGCGCCCTTGCTGATCACGCCACACCACATAGCGTTCCCCCAGCAACTCAATCGTCTTCGGCTCCCCATTCGGCTCTGGCATGTCTGATGATTGAATCACCGGGAGCCAAAAGCGACGCATCGCGTTTCCCATCGCGGTGCCGGCGTCGGTGCGGCACATCAATTCGTTATCCTGCTTGCTCAACATGTCGATTCCCTCGATTCAATTCTGAGTGAAGGGTGAGTGGCCGGCCTCAAAGATCGAGGACCAGCCTTGAGGTCTTTGCGCGTGAACAGCACGGCATGAAGCAATCGTTGCCGGCCCGCTCGTCATCGGTTAGATAAAGGTCCCGATGATCTGGCTGGCCAGCCAGCACTTTCGTCATGCAGGTGCCACACACACCCTGCTCGCAGGACAGCGGAAGACTGAACCCTGCATCGAGCAAGGCATGCGCCGCGCTTTGATCCGCGGCGACCACAATGACCTCGCCACTGCGATGGATTTCAATTTCAAACGGTGCGTCCCCGGCGGTTTCGATCGGGTTCGCACCGAAATACTCGCGATGCAGGTGTCCTTCGTCCCAGCCGAGCTCCCGCGCAGCCTGCAGGATGTGATTCATGAAGCCGTTCGGGCCGCAAACGTAGAGATGTTTATCGAAGGACGGCGTGCCTATTGCTGAACGGGCATCGAGTTGCTGCTCAGCGGTGCCGTCGTCGACATGCACGTGGACTTGCGGCGCTTCTCCGAAGTGGGAGGGCTGCAGGCGGTCGATGAGGGCCATGCGCGATAACGAGCGGCCGCAATAGTGCAACGCGAAAGCTCGGCCCGCACGTGCCAACTGTTGCGCCATGCAAAGGATTGGCGTGATGCCAATACCACCTGCGAACAGGATCGACTGGTCCTGTTGACCGTCGTGCAGGGCAAAGTGGTTGCGAGGGGCGCTTATCGTGAGTACGTCGCCAGCCTGCACGCTATCAACGAGCTTTACCGATCCACCACGTGACTTGGGATCACGCAACACACCAATCCGATACGACGATTGCAGACCGGCTGGATCGTACAGCGAGTACTGACGCACCATATCGCCGGGTACGTGCACGTCGATGTGCGCACCCGCTTCAAACGCAGGCAGCTCGCCCCCCGACAACGGCACAAGCTCGAAGCCGGCAATGTCGTCGGCTAACCATGTCTTGGCCGATACTCGGACTTGCAGCAATGCCTGCGTGGGTATCGATTTGTTTTCCATGAGGGTAGGGGTCATGAGAGAGCGCTTAAGTCGCCATTTGACGACGAGGCCAGATCGCCACGGGGGCGGCGCCGAGCCGCCGTTGAATTAGCCAACGCGCGAGTCCTTGATCCATCACGCGCACATGCTCGGGAAACCAGTCCGCCAGGGCTCGCGCAAAAGAGCGAACGACTTCCGTGTGTCCCTGAGCCAGCATGGCGCGTACCTCGTCGAGTGATCGAAGCACGGCGGCGTGCTCGTCGATATGGCAACCCGCAGACCCGTATCCCGTGTCGCGCATCGCGGTGTCCTCGTCGCTGAAGTGGCGATGCGCATGGTCAGAAAACGCTTCGAGCGCATCCACGAGCTTGTCGTCTTCCGTGGTCAGCAGCGTGCGCACGCATTCGACAAACTCTTGATGTGTCTCATCCATAGTCTGATGACCAAGCGCATAGTCGTCGCGCCAGGCGAAGCTGTGCGAAAGACGAACCTTGTCTTTTGACTCATCCATCGTTCACCCGCGACGTGGACTTAGAGACGGCGCCGTACCCAAAAAGGGACGTACCCTGCGGCAATGTAGTGCTGTCATTTGTCAACGTACTCCCATCCAGTTGTACACGTGAATAAAAATATCTTCCAAGGAAGATAATATTCAGTGCGGCGGTTGTCGAGGTAGGGCAAACGCGTATAGATGCCAGAAACGGTTTCTTTGCCCGGGACTCGATAGAGGTGTTCTTAACGATGGTTTGACGCGCTGTCAATGCCTGATCAATCCCGGAATGAACAGAAGAATATGGCGCCCGCAATCGGTGGCTGGTTGTTTCAGGGTATCTACCTGGCGTGAATCCGATTGACGTTTGCGGCAAGTGAAATGTATCTTCCGTGGAAGATGATTTAAAGCGCGGTGCGTCGTCACTAATGAGTGAGGCTCAGCGGACTATCCCGTGGGAAAACGTAGCTCGCTGGATATGTGGCGTGTTTTAAGTGAATGATAAATAGTTTGGAATGCGAAATGTAGGTGGTTGTCGTCCAGAAATACGTCAAAGCCGAACTATCGGAGGAGATTGCAGATGGTTGAGAAAATGTGCTTTGCCCCCCGGAAAATTGTCTCCGGGGTCGTCATGATGCTATTCGTAAGCTCAGCACACTCGCAAAGTAGTGTGACGTTGTACGGCATAGTCGACGCGGGTTTGCTATACACCAGCAAAACCTTGAATAGTCAAAATGGGCAGAATGCTGGAAAGCAATTCTCTTTGATCGATGCGGGATCCACGCCGTCGAATTTTGGTCTGAAGGGAGTCGAGGACCTCGGGGGCGGCGTTAAGGCGGAATTCAGGCTCGAGAGCGGTATTAGCGTCGCAAACGGAGGCTACGGCATTTCGAACGGGAATCTGTTTGGTCGCCAGGCGTGGGTTGGCTTGCAAACCGATTACGGCGAGGTGAAGGCGGGCCTGCAGTATTCACCTTTCTTTCTCGCGTTGTTCAGACTTGATCCGCGTGGTACCTCAACCTTCGCGAGCGGTGCCATTATTTATGTGGATAGCGTGGCAGCGACAGGCGTATTCACGTCGAACGCGGTGTCGTACACAAGTCCTGTCATGGGCGGATTTCAGGGCAGCGTACTTTATGCGCTCGGTGGCCAAGCCGGCGATTTTGCAGCCGGACGGCAATATTCTGCGGATCTGAAATACGAAAACGGAAGCCTGCTAGTTGACGCGGCTTTCTTTAACGGAAACGCAGGTGGATCCGCGCAGACACCTATACCCACAACCGTCGAGTTCTTTGGTCGCACGCTGGGCGCTTCCTATAAGTTCTCCTCATTGACCGTCAAGGCCTCCTTCTCCAGCTACAAGGTAGCAGGGTCGTTCAGCAACAATGTGTATGGTGGAGGATTTGACTATTATGTATTGCCGTCGCTGAATCTTAACGGCGGAGTCTGGTTCACGACAGATCGAAACGACACGTCAAATCACTCAATTTTGGGTGCAATCGGGACACAGTATTTCCTGTCGAAGTCTACGTCGCTGTATGGGGAGGTAGGCGTAGTGAATAACCACGGGAAAATGAATACTGGTTTGTCAATTGATGGTGCGCTGTACGGGGTCGCTGGAACGACAGTAGGCACGGTGGTCGGAATCAGGCACCTGTTTTAGCCGGAGACGAGGCCAAAGCGACCTCCGTTCGTTCGCTCACGGCGCGGTCGATGGGATCGCGCCGACTCACTTGCCGATGCCCTGGAGGCTTCGGTCCCGCCAAACCATCGGTCTTCTCCACACCCTCCTCATATCGTCGCAACGACGGCCACATTCTCCAGGCGAAATCCAGCAAAACGATCGAACCCGTGTTGGCCGATTGTTGACGCATTTGCAACAGAGAGTTGGGTGGATTAGTACTTACCCTAGTTATTTTTACCCTTTAGACTGCATTCAACCGTGGCAGAGAAGCTCCTTTGCAGCGCCACTAACAAAAATCGTTGAGGCAGGTCGTCATGAAGTCGTTCACCAGGATGGTTCTTATTGCTGCCCTTTTTGCAGCACCCGTTACGTCGTTCGCACAGTCCAGTCAGCCGGTTAGTCGGGCGCAGGTGCATGCGGAGCTGGTGCAGCTCGAGCAAGCTGGCTATGACCCGCATGACTGGATTCACTACCCCGAGAACATCCAGGCCGCTCAGGCAAAAGTCGCGGCGCAGAACGCCACAGCCCAAGCCGCGGTTTCGGGATACGGCGGTGCTGCTGACGGAACGTCTCGTTCGGGCGCAGCAAGCGGTATGTAATATTGGGTGTAAGGGCGTTATTTTAGAAAATCGCGTAATGTGCGGCTGAGTGTTTCCTGCCTGTATGGGTAAGAAGCCTCGGCCGTTTTGCTTTAGGTGCGTCTGTTGTGCGCCCAGCATAGACGTTATGCCTGCAAATCGACGACTACCGTATCGACATCGACGTTGCGCCGTTGGCCGCGCATCTGGGCCATTGGGACGCTTTGATCTATTCTTGTCGTTCTGCCCAAAGCAACGATCCATTGCAACCGAGGAGATATGCGCTGAATCGTTTCAGACGTAGCCTTCACGTCGCGTTGTCACTTCATTTCAGGTTCGACCCTGGTAGCAACACTGTGCGTCTTGTCGGGCGCACAGTATTTCCCATAGCAGCATCACTGCAGATATAGGAAGGAGATCGAAATGTCGAAAGTTCTGGTTCTATATTATTCGTCGTATGGCCATGTCGAAGCGCTGGCGGATGCCGTCGCCGAAGGTGCGCGCTCGGCGGGCGCCACGGTCGACGTCAAGCGAGTGCCGGAGACCGCGCCGGCGGAAGTGGCCAAGGCCGCCTACTTCAAGCTCGACCAGCAAGCGCCGGTTGCCACGGTCGCCGAG
This genomic interval carries:
- a CDS encoding hemerythrin-like metal-binding domain protein, which codes for MDESKDKVRLSHSFAWRDDYALGHQTMDETHQEFVECVRTLLTTEDDKLVDALEAFSDHAHRHFSDEDTAMRDTGYGSAGCHIDEHAAVLRSLDEVRAMLAQGHTEVVRSFARALADWFPEHVRVMDQGLARWLIQRRLGAAPVAIWPRRQMAT
- a CDS encoding Phenylpropionate dioxygenase, large terminal subunit, whose translation is MLSKQDNELMCRTDAGTAMGNAMRRFWLPVIQSSDMPEPNGEPKTIELLGERYVVWRDQQGRPGLYAEGCLHRGASMQLARAEGDGLRCIYHGWKFAVDGTVLETPNVEDPRFKQRIKGRTYPVREAGGILWAYLGPKGEKPPLPHWAFMDQPDAHRINACAVVNANYVQVMEGLVDSSHLTVLHSSALARTNDSDLDYAKKTSHMQFDAAPRIEADETDFGFHYVAIRQTDGKRIARVTAFIAPCFIANANGDVWLAIVPVNDERCNLYHVWWDGEKRIGEEPLRSEQLKFVGLDDTTLRKYGMTADTCDSSSAMSVANGYRQDRVQQRGGHFTGFDSITQEDAACSVSSGAIRDRSQELLSAADIAISRLQRCLLTYARAARDQKEIAPLRANAGSAIGVSGEIGLEDDWRVLVPHHRILSSAAARVERSE
- a CDS encoding vanillate O-demethylase ferredoxin subunit gives rise to the protein MTPTLMENKSIPTQALLQVRVSAKTWLADDIAGFELVPLSGGELPAFEAGAHIDVHVPGDMVRQYSLYDPAGLQSSYRIGVLRDPKSRGGSVKLVDSVQAGDVLTISAPRNHFALHDGQQDQSILFAGGIGITPILCMAQQLARAGRAFALHYCGRSLSRMALIDRLQPSHFGEAPQVHVHVDDGTAEQQLDARSAIGTPSFDKHLYVCGPNGFMNHILQAARELGWDEGHLHREYFGANPIETAGDAPFEIEIHRSGEVIVVAADQSAAHALLDAGFSLPLSCEQGVCGTCMTKVLAGQPDHRDLYLTDDERAGNDCFMPCCSRAKTSRLVLDL
- a CDS encoding Outer membrane protein (porin) produces the protein MVEKMCFAPRKIVSGVVMMLFVSSAHSQSSVTLYGIVDAGLLYTSKTLNSQNGQNAGKQFSLIDAGSTPSNFGLKGVEDLGGGVKAEFRLESGISVANGGYGISNGNLFGRQAWVGLQTDYGEVKAGLQYSPFFLALFRLDPRGTSTFASGAIIYVDSVAATGVFTSNAVSYTSPVMGGFQGSVLYALGGQAGDFAAGRQYSADLKYENGSLLVDAAFFNGNAGGSAQTPIPTTVEFFGRTLGASYKFSSLTVKASFSSYKVAGSFSNNVYGGGFDYYVLPSLNLNGGVWFTTDRNDTSNHSILGAIGTQYFLSKSTSLYGEVGVVNNHGKMNTGLSIDGALYGVAGTTVGTVVGIRHLF